In one window of Primulina tabacum isolate GXHZ01 chromosome 8, ASM2559414v2, whole genome shotgun sequence DNA:
- the LOC142554739 gene encoding uncharacterized protein LOC142554739 — protein sequence MQQQQQQAPRQQHDIYDQFWRLRPKEFSGATDPFADESWIRSLELHFRYLDMGDADRVRCTTYLFRDDASLWWEGAEHSVNLATITWTRFKEIFYEKYFTADVRGRLMREFMTLRQRDATVAEFVNKFDRGCHFVPLIAGDSAMKLKHFMDGLQPTLRNNVMMMRPLDYATAVAYAFSFEQSLRDIDFENQRKIQQHQNNNNQPNKKLQPWKECNRPHLGKYEWGSFKCFYCKEAGHKAIDCPKRKTATTARAYVMNAEEAEEEATLHLSRVT from the exons atgcagcagcagcagcaacaggcACCTAGGCAACAACACGACATTTATGATCAGTTCTGGAGGCTacggccgaaggaattttctggcgcCACCGACCCCTTTGCTGATGAGAGTTGGATCCGTTCACTTGAATTACACTTTCGTTATCTGGATATGGGGGATGCGGATCGAGTGAGGTGTACTACTTATCTATTTAGggatgacgcttctttatggtgggagggagccgaGCACAGTGTTAACCTTGCTACTATCACTTGGACTCGTTTCAAGGAAATATTCTATGAAAAATACTTTACTGCCGATGTTAGAGGACGACTgatgagggagtttatgaccctcCGCCAGCGGGACGCGACTGTTGCCGAGTTTGTGAacaagtttgataggggttgtcatttcgtaccccttattgctgggGATTCTGCGATGAAGCTTaagcatttcatggatggcctacAACCTACCCTTCGCAacaatgttatgatgatgcgacctttggattatgctactgcCGTCGCTTACGCTTTCTCGTTCGAACAGTCTTTGAGGgacattgattttgagaatCAGCGCAAGATacagcagcatcagaataatAATAATCAGCCTAACAAAAAGCT GCAACCATGGAAGGAGTGCAACCGTCCTCATCTTGGCAAATATGAATGgggatcatttaaatgtttctactgTAAGGAGGCTGGACATaaagctattgattgcccaaagaggaaaaCAGCTACTACGgcacgagcttatgttatgaatgccgaggaagctgaggaagaggcaACACTACActtatcacgggtaacctag
- the LOC142554045 gene encoding uncharacterized protein At4g38062-like, with protein MEKDKIYDELAKVNVELNKLREESELSDGLRRAHVDQQAKIHQAKLEIEKLAQELNCKSEEIREIRQACEELQSSLHRKEMFLQQTNCSNEKLQAEHKEKILVLEHGNRDLSVALDEATARIRDLERKTGANDEEIATLKRILSVKSEKDTEMQRNASKDLKETEEYMLKLEEQTRIDKEQLKWKREQFSHLEEAHDKLQTQFQASAVDWKKEKSSLIKEISKLQAGLDDKNQISECLENQLKMCHQALAHEESRRKVLESQLSKSRLQFENAFLDCQEAQTDIEQTAVKRDEEIAEVRCLLRKKDMLANETRHGSVKLEEEKRYLLECFRDAEAAKLDNSCAASSLKKMQDKLQGLDQLHKKYASNLKEKDAEWNHQIEKLKEDLICCLSELGGKNKSIREIQKELEDCRLLLEVKNEEVFALYLVLKSEFCVAFSKMCDENMKLGMCIKQAEEKNMLLKQQLEMRITELNQVHADLKQRCDDTAALTAKFESLNSLKQKKYLVDDELKKYKEMLDESNECQRCLKEQCLRLENTLIENRKNASDDLEMVTSELANKTSELYKSKLELEQWKTEADTLKLKLEEYKLAHKQEMKERNQVIFNLEKEVKDLRNEVECQEKNLIESKQETLDLKGLLQSKKSEMEERIGQFEVERRIFKDVLEELKKASICKEDSLSKLEGICGRFGVFCRDDMKLMDMLETILQSSEDIVGDLLASGGLDDTTFSPSKNRFMQFLMKEFH; from the coding sequence ATGGAAAAGGACAAAATATATGATGAACTAGCCAAAGTTAATGTTGAACTCAATAAGTTAAGAGAAGAATCCGAGCTTTCTGATGGTTTGAGGAGAGCTCACGTTGACCAACAAGCTAAAATCCACCAGGCAAAGTTGGAGATCGAGAAATTGGCTCAGGAACTGAATTGCAAGTCTGAGGAAATACGTGAAATTAGACAAGCGTGCGAGGAACTCCAGTCCAGTCTGCACAGGAAGGAAATGTTTCTTCAGCAGACAAATTGTTCAAATGAAAAGCTTCAAGCAGAACACAAAGAGAAAATTCTAGTACTGGAACATGGAAACAGAGATTTATCTGTCGCTCTAGATGAGGCGACAGCAAGAATCCGTGATCTGGAGAGAAAGACTGGTGCTAATGATGAAGAAATTGCTACTTTAAAGAGGATTTTATCAGTTAAATCAGAGAAGGACACTGAAATGCAAAGGAATGCATCAAAAGACCTTAAAGAGACTGAGGAATACATGCTTAAATTGGAGGAGCAAACTAGGATCGATAAAGAACAACTGAAATGGAAAAGGGAACAATTTTCACACCTTGAAGAAGCACATGACAAGCTTCAAACTCAGTTTCAGGCTAGTGCAGTGGACTGGAAGAAGGAGAAATCTTCACTTATTAAAGAGATTTCTAAGTTGCAAGCTGGTTTAGATGATAAGAATCAGATTTCAGAATGCCTAGAGAATCAGTTGAAGATGTGTCATCAAGCCTTAGCTCATGAAGAAAGCAGAAGAAAAGTTCTTGAAAGTCAGTTGTCTAAATCTAGATTACAATTTGAAAATGCTTTCCTAGATTGTCAAGAAGCACAAACAGATATTGAGCAAACAGCCGTGAAGAGGGATGAAGAGATTGCAGAGGTACGCTGCTTACTGAGAAAGAAAGACATGCTTGCCAATGAAACGAGACATGGGAGTGTAAAATTAGAGGAAGAAAAGAGGTATCTGCTTGAGTGTTTCAGAGATGCTGAAGCTGCTAAGCTCGATAATAGTTGTGCCGCATCTTCTTTGAAAAAGATGCAAGATAAACTTCAAGGTTTGGATCAGTTGCATAAAAAATATGCTTCAAACCTCAAAGAAAAGGATGCCGAGTGGAATCACCAGATAGAAAAATTAAAGGAGGACTTAATATGTTGCTTATCCGAGTTGGGTGgtaaaaataaaagtataagAGAAATCCAGAAGGAACTGGAAGACTGCCGGCTCTTATTAGAGGTAAAGAACGAAGAGGTTTTTGCTTTATATTTGGTGTTGAAATCTGAATTTTGTGTTGCTTTCTCAAAGATGTGTGATGAAAACATGAAGTTGGGAATGTGTATCAAACAAGCTGAAGAGAAAAACATGTTGCTGAAACAGCAGTTGGAAATGAGAATTACTGAGCTAAACCAAGTTCATGCTGACCTGAAGCAGAGATGTGATGACACAGCAGCTTTAACGGCCAAGTTTGAGTCTTTAAATTCTTTGAAGCAGAAGAAGTATCTCGTTGATGACGAACTCAAAAAGTATAAAGAGATGCTCGATGAATCAAATGAATGTCAACGTTGCTTGAAAGAACAATGCTTGAGATTGGAAAATACCCTGATAGAGAACAGAAAAAATGCTTCTGACGATTTAGAGATGGTAACTTCTGAGCTTGCCAACAAAACTTCTGAACTTTACAAATCTAAGCTTGAATTGGAACAGTGGAAAACTGAGGCAGACACTCTGAAACTAAAGCTCGAAGAATATAAGCTAGCCCATAAGCAAGAGATGAAAGAGAGAAACCAAGTGATCTTTAACTTGGAGAAAGAAGTGAAAGATTTAAGGAATGAAGTTGAATGTCAAGAAAAAAACTTGATTGAGTCCAAGCAAGAGACTCTGGACCTTAAAGGTTTGTTGCAATCAAAGAAATCAGAAATGGAAGAGCGGATAGGCCAATTTGAGGTTGAAAGAAGGATTTTCAAGGATGTACTTGAGGAGCTGAAGAAAGCATCCATTTGTAAGGAGGATTCACTTTCTAAACTTGAGGGCATCTGTGGACGTTTTGGAGTGTTCTGCAGAGATGACATGAAATTGATGGATATGTTGGAGACAATATTGCAGTCTTCTGAGGATATCGTTGGTGATCTTTTGGCAAGTGGTGGACTCGATGATACTACTTTTTCACCATCAAAAAATCGTTTCATGCAATTTTTGATGAAAGAATTCCACTGA